Proteins from one Streptomyces caniferus genomic window:
- a CDS encoding spore-associated protein A produces the protein MKRSRAIAGSTVLAVASIATMTAATTATAATKAAAYNGACGSGYSVVNSVPVTGKGTVYLTYSARTGKNCVVTVRNSPGKPVYMYTYLTATDGSSDWVYDSGQYTSYAGPVYLPAKGICVDWGGSIESVSVSVSGSNCGRMAAGVVRHH, from the coding sequence ATGAAGCGTTCACGTGCCATCGCAGGATCCACAGTGCTGGCCGTGGCGAGTATCGCCACGATGACAGCGGCCACCACCGCGACCGCGGCCACGAAGGCCGCCGCCTACAACGGAGCCTGCGGAAGCGGCTACAGCGTAGTGAATTCCGTACCGGTCACCGGAAAGGGGACCGTGTACCTGACGTACAGCGCAAGGACCGGAAAGAACTGCGTCGTGACGGTGCGGAACAGCCCCGGTAAGCCGGTGTACATGTACACGTATCTCACGGCCACCGACGGCAGTTCCGACTGGGTTTACGACAGCGGGCAGTACACCTCTTACGCCGGTCCCGTCTATCTGCCCGCGAAGGGCATCTGCGTCGACTGGGGCGGCTCGATCGAGTCGGTCAGCGTCAGCGTTTCCGGCTCCAA